The candidate division KSB1 bacterium genome contains the following window.
GCAATCTATAAAGAGATAGAGCGAAAATGAGAATTTTTAAGTATTTAGGTTGCATTTTATTTCTAATCGTACTTTTGACTGCCTGTGGTAAGGGGCAAAGCCAGAAAGCCGCCTCAGCTCAGTCTGCAGAGGAGCAGGGAAATATCAGGCCTTCTCTCAAAATTGATGGCATTTCATTAGAAGTCGAAATTGTTCAGGATGCCGAATCCCGTCAGCTCGGCTTGATGTATCGCGAAGAATTGGCAGAGAATCTCGGAATGCTTTTTGTCTTCGAATCGACGCGAATCCTATCCTTCTGGATGCGCAATACATTTATTCCACTCGACATCGCCTTTGTTGATGCTGCGGGTGTGATTGTCGATATCCAGCGTATGGAGCCGCTGGACGAATCAAAACATTATATTTCCGCGGCACCGGCGCTTTATGCCCTCGAAGTCAATGCCGGGTGGTTTGAGAAGAATGGGATAAAAGTGAGGAGTCAGGTTCAGTTTTAGGAGAGAGCGTGGTGGTGGGCAAACCTATATTACACTTTACCCCGTGGGATAATAGAGTCCGTTTTTTTTGTTCAAACAGCCAAATGCTTAAGAAAAAACTA
Protein-coding sequences here:
- a CDS encoding DUF192 domain-containing protein; this encodes MRIFKYLGCILFLIVLLTACGKGQSQKAASAQSAEEQGNIRPSLKIDGISLEVEIVQDAESRQLGLMYREELAENLGMLFVFESTRILSFWMRNTFIPLDIAFVDAAGVIVDIQRMEPLDESKHYISAAPALYALEVNAGWFEKNGIKVRSQVQF